A window of Bradyrhizobium sp. AZCC 1610 contains these coding sequences:
- a CDS encoding N-carbamoyl-D-amino-acid hydrolase, producing the protein MRVINVAAAQLGPIQKADSREAVVKRMIALMDEAKARGADLIVYPELALTTFFPRWYMEDQAEVDAWFEREMPNAAARPLFERAAQHKIAMNFGYAELTPDGYHFNTCILTDKSAKIVGKYRKIHLPGHSEFDTARAFQHLEKRYFEPGDLGFNVWRALGGIFGMAVCNDRRWPETYRVMGLQGVEMVLIGYNTPSVNAEKSEEGPAKRLFHNRLSAQAGAYQNSTWVVCVAKAGVEDGHPLIGGSLIVDPDGEIVVEARTEEDELLVHACDLDATIFGKNTIFNFARHRRIEHYGLITSRTGAVLPPEN; encoded by the coding sequence ATGCGCGTCATCAATGTTGCCGCAGCCCAGCTGGGCCCGATTCAGAAAGCCGACAGCCGCGAAGCCGTCGTCAAGCGCATGATCGCGCTGATGGATGAAGCCAAGGCGAGGGGGGCCGACCTGATCGTCTATCCGGAGCTCGCCCTCACCACGTTCTTTCCGCGCTGGTACATGGAAGATCAAGCCGAGGTCGACGCCTGGTTCGAACGCGAGATGCCGAATGCGGCAGCAAGGCCTTTGTTTGAGCGGGCCGCCCAGCACAAGATTGCAATGAATTTTGGCTATGCCGAACTGACGCCGGATGGGTATCATTTCAACACCTGCATCCTCACCGACAAGTCCGCGAAAATTGTCGGCAAGTACCGCAAGATTCATCTGCCCGGTCATTCGGAGTTCGACACGGCACGCGCCTTCCAGCATCTGGAGAAGCGCTACTTCGAGCCGGGCGATCTCGGTTTCAACGTCTGGCGCGCGCTCGGCGGCATCTTCGGCATGGCGGTCTGCAACGACCGGCGCTGGCCGGAGACCTATCGCGTGATGGGCCTGCAAGGCGTCGAGATGGTTCTGATCGGTTACAACACGCCTTCGGTCAATGCCGAGAAGAGCGAGGAGGGGCCTGCGAAGCGGCTGTTCCACAACCGGCTCTCCGCGCAGGCCGGCGCCTACCAGAACTCGACCTGGGTCGTATGCGTTGCGAAGGCCGGGGTAGAGGATGGCCACCCCTTGATCGGCGGCAGCCTGATCGTCGATCCGGACGGTGAGATCGTCGTCGAGGCCAGGACCGAGGAGGACGAACTGCTGGTCCACGCCTGCGATCTCGACGCCACCATCTTCGGCAAGAACACGATCTTCAATTTCGCGCGTCACCGCCGCATCGAGCATTACGGCCTGATCACCAGCCGCACCGGCGCGGTGCTGCCTCCGGAAAACTAG
- a CDS encoding aspartate/glutamate racemase family protein gives MSRPRILVINPNSNLLVTQGLEQALKPLGFEGGPEIVCETLTEGPYGIESQADVDGVAMPLRRLVEGDNHSAAFVIACYSDPGLHVCREATDRPVFGIAECGVLTALARAETFGVIAIAQRSIRRHVRYLRQMGLMDRLTRERPLNMSVAEAASGEGTLAKMIEVGRALKDEDGSGAIVMGCAGMARHRRPLEQALGIPVIDPTQAAVTMALGTVQFSHH, from the coding sequence ATGTCCCGGCCGCGCATTCTCGTCATCAATCCCAACTCCAACCTGCTCGTAACACAAGGGCTGGAGCAAGCCTTGAAGCCGCTCGGCTTTGAAGGCGGACCGGAGATCGTCTGCGAAACGCTGACTGAAGGCCCCTACGGGATCGAGAGCCAAGCCGACGTCGATGGTGTGGCGATGCCGCTGCGCCGCCTGGTCGAAGGTGACAACCATTCGGCCGCCTTCGTCATTGCCTGCTACAGCGATCCGGGCCTGCATGTCTGCCGCGAAGCAACCGACCGGCCGGTGTTCGGCATCGCCGAATGCGGCGTGCTGACGGCGCTCGCGCGCGCTGAAACCTTCGGCGTCATTGCGATCGCGCAGCGCTCGATTCGCCGCCATGTCCGTTACCTCAGGCAGATGGGCCTGATGGATCGCCTGACCAGGGAGCGGCCGCTCAACATGAGCGTGGCGGAGGCAGCGTCGGGCGAAGGAACGCTCGCGAAGATGATCGAGGTCGGACGCGCGCTCAAGGACGAAGACGGATCCGGCGCCATCGTGATGGGCTGTGCGGGCATGGCGCGTCACCGCCGACCGCTGGAGCAGGCGCTCGGGATTCCCGTGATCGATCCGACCCAGGCGGCCGTGACCATGGCGCTGGGCACGGTGCAGTTCTCGCATCACTGA
- the hydA gene encoding dihydropyrimidinase, with translation MTEPAYDLLIRGGRVATASDVFEADVTISGETIAAIGRGLPGARREIDARGKLVLPGGVDSHAHIEQLSAAGIVNADTFESATVSAAFGGTTTVIPFAAQHVGMKLPQVLEEYHALARKGAVIDYAFHMIIADPTRETLDADLPALIKQGHGSIKIFMTYDRLKIDDEPLLDILLAARDGGAMLCAHAENHGIISWMVKRLLARGYTDPKYHAISHARVSEAEAFNRLIGMAALIDQPIMIFHVSTAEGARVIRDARGQGLKVFAETCPQYLFLTADDLDKPGVEGAKWMCSPPPRRAADQEALWQALALGDLQTVSSDHAPYRFDETGKLRAGSNPNFKQVANGLPGLEVRLPVLFDAMVSGGRLGLEKFVELTATAPAKIYNLHPRKGSIAVGADADIAIWDPAREVTLSDAMMHDLAGYTPFAGRKLRGWPITVLSHGRVIVADGKRSVEAGSGRFLARTGGEAAKPTGRLMPDMDPEQNFGATLL, from the coding sequence ATGACCGAGCCTGCCTACGATCTTCTCATTCGCGGCGGACGCGTCGCGACCGCAAGCGACGTGTTCGAGGCCGACGTTACCATTTCCGGTGAGACGATTGCAGCCATCGGCCGTGGGCTGCCGGGCGCGCGGCGGGAGATCGACGCGCGGGGCAAGCTGGTTCTGCCCGGCGGTGTCGACAGCCACGCCCATATCGAGCAGCTGTCGGCCGCAGGCATCGTGAACGCCGATACGTTCGAGAGTGCGACCGTCTCGGCAGCCTTCGGCGGCACCACCACCGTGATCCCGTTCGCGGCCCAGCATGTCGGCATGAAGCTGCCGCAGGTGCTGGAGGAGTATCACGCGCTCGCGAGAAAGGGCGCTGTCATTGACTATGCCTTTCACATGATCATCGCCGATCCGACCAGGGAAACGCTGGACGCGGATCTGCCCGCACTGATCAAGCAGGGCCATGGCTCGATCAAGATTTTCATGACCTATGATCGCCTGAAAATCGACGACGAACCGCTTCTCGACATTCTGCTTGCGGCGCGCGACGGCGGCGCGATGCTCTGTGCGCATGCCGAGAACCACGGGATTATCTCCTGGATGGTGAAGCGGCTTCTCGCCCGCGGCTATACCGATCCAAAATATCACGCCATCAGCCATGCCCGCGTCTCGGAAGCGGAGGCCTTCAACCGGCTGATCGGCATGGCCGCGCTCATCGATCAACCGATCATGATCTTTCACGTGTCGACAGCGGAAGGCGCCAGGGTGATCCGCGATGCCCGCGGGCAGGGGCTGAAGGTGTTCGCGGAGACCTGTCCGCAATATCTCTTTCTCACCGCCGACGATCTCGACAAGCCCGGCGTGGAAGGCGCCAAATGGATGTGCAGTCCGCCACCGCGCCGCGCCGCCGATCAGGAAGCGCTGTGGCAGGCGCTTGCCCTCGGCGATCTCCAGACCGTTTCATCCGATCACGCACCGTACCGGTTCGACGAAACGGGCAAACTGCGCGCCGGCTCCAATCCCAATTTCAAGCAAGTGGCGAATGGTCTGCCGGGGCTGGAAGTCCGCTTGCCGGTGCTGTTCGACGCCATGGTGTCTGGGGGGCGTCTGGGGCTTGAAAAATTCGTCGAACTGACCGCGACCGCACCGGCAAAGATCTACAATTTGCATCCGCGCAAGGGCTCGATCGCGGTTGGCGCCGATGCGGATATCGCGATCTGGGACCCGGCGCGCGAGGTCACGCTGAGCGACGCGATGATGCACGACCTCGCAGGCTATACGCCGTTCGCTGGCCGCAAGTTGCGCGGCTGGCCGATTACGGTGCTGTCGCACGGGCGCGTCATCGTGGCGGACGGCAAACGTTCGGTCGAAGCGGGCTCCGGACGTTTTCTCGCACGCACGGGAGGGGAGGCTGCGAAACCGACCGGCCGCCTGATGCCGGACATGGACCCGGAACAGAATTTCGGCGCGACACTTCTATGA
- a CDS encoding SDR family oxidoreductase, with product MQKRNATVAVIGAGDYIGGEIAKKFASEGFTLFAGRRNGAKLEPLVKEIEKAGGEIHARSLDARKEEEIISFLGDADKHAPLEVCIFNIGANVNFPILDTTERVFRKVWEMACYSGFLAGREAARLMLPRGKGNIFFTGATASLRGGAGYAAFASAKFGLRAVAQAAARELGPRNIHVAHLIIDSGVDTEWVRQRRIEALGPNALDDPDLLMPPSSVAESYWLLYQQPRSAWTFELEIRPFGEKW from the coding sequence TTGCAGAAGAGAAACGCAACCGTGGCCGTGATCGGCGCCGGAGACTACATCGGCGGCGAGATCGCCAAGAAGTTCGCCTCAGAGGGCTTCACGTTGTTCGCCGGGCGACGCAACGGCGCCAAGCTTGAGCCGTTGGTCAAGGAAATCGAGAAGGCCGGAGGCGAAATCCACGCACGCTCCCTCGATGCACGCAAGGAAGAGGAGATTATCTCCTTCCTTGGCGATGCGGACAAACACGCTCCGCTGGAGGTCTGCATCTTCAACATCGGAGCCAACGTCAACTTTCCGATTTTGGATACGACCGAACGCGTATTCCGCAAGGTCTGGGAAATGGCCTGCTATTCGGGCTTTCTCGCCGGTCGCGAGGCAGCTCGCCTGATGCTTCCCCGCGGCAAAGGCAATATCTTCTTTACCGGTGCGACAGCGAGCCTTCGCGGTGGGGCGGGATATGCGGCTTTCGCCAGCGCCAAGTTCGGCCTGCGCGCCGTTGCACAGGCGGCCGCGCGCGAGTTGGGCCCCAGGAATATCCATGTCGCGCATCTCATTATCGACTCCGGTGTCGACACCGAATGGGTGCGGCAGCGGCGAATCGAGGCGCTTGGCCCCAATGCGCTGGATGACCCCGATCTCTTGATGCCGCCATCGTCGGTCGCAGAATCCTATTGGCTGCTCTATCAGCAGCCGCGCAGCGCCTGGACCTTCGAGCTCGAGATTCGCCCGTTCGGCGAAAAGTGGTAG
- a CDS encoding c-type cytochrome, translated as MMIGLAVTLAFSLVSFTVPTSVWATGPTLTVSADGGVQIFDRDALLARTDVVEITTSRDVAYRTPRTYRAVALAKLLEGVAIPPDAVVEAVAQDGFVTQLPRDLVYAKDGVVAYMAIEAADRPWPPIPGKDKSAGAFYVVWLGDQASSVPTMMWPYQLVSLSVQDAPAKRWPTLAVDPMLPALHPARDGQTLFVNKCFTCHTMNQAGSASAGPDLNLPMNPTEYFTDAGLRALIRNPRSVRVWPEQRMPSFAEEELSDEELGLILAYLNHMADRKNRATEGGSSKR; from the coding sequence ATGATGATCGGGCTCGCTGTCACGTTAGCTTTCTCGCTGGTTTCCTTCACAGTGCCAACATCGGTTTGGGCAACCGGTCCGACGTTGACGGTGTCAGCCGATGGCGGCGTCCAAATCTTCGATCGGGACGCGCTGCTTGCCCGCACGGATGTCGTCGAAATCACCACGTCGCGTGATGTCGCATACCGTACTCCTCGGACGTATCGAGCCGTGGCGCTCGCGAAGTTGCTTGAAGGAGTTGCCATTCCGCCCGATGCCGTGGTGGAAGCGGTAGCGCAAGACGGCTTCGTGACGCAACTCCCTCGCGATCTGGTGTACGCCAAAGACGGCGTCGTCGCGTATATGGCAATCGAAGCCGCCGACAGGCCGTGGCCGCCAATTCCAGGTAAGGATAAGAGCGCAGGCGCCTTCTATGTCGTATGGCTCGGCGATCAAGCGTCATCCGTCCCAACCATGATGTGGCCCTACCAACTTGTCAGTTTATCGGTGCAAGACGCGCCAGCCAAGCGGTGGCCCACGCTCGCGGTTGATCCCATGCTCCCTGCCCTCCATCCGGCGCGAGACGGGCAAACCCTTTTCGTGAACAAATGCTTCACATGCCACACGATGAACCAGGCAGGATCGGCATCGGCTGGCCCCGATCTGAATTTGCCGATGAACCCAACCGAGTACTTCACCGATGCCGGTTTGCGCGCGCTGATCCGAAATCCACGCTCGGTCCGGGTTTGGCCCGAGCAGCGGATGCCCAGCTTTGCCGAAGAGGAGCTGAGCGATGAGGAACTCGGGCTGATCTTGGCGTATTTGAATCACATGGCGGATAGGAAGAACCGAGCAACGGAGGGCGGAAGCAGCAAACGCTAA